A segment of the Sanyastnella coralliicola genome:
AAGGAAAACTGGCCTATAAAGGCATCAATGAAGCGGTGATGAATTCATGCAAATTGATTGTGAATTGCACACCTCTGGGCATGGCTCCGAAATCTGAGCGATGTCCTGATATCCCATACCACCTCATCACTCCTGAGCACTTGGTGGTAGACTTAATCTACAATCCGGTCAAGACGCTCTTCCTTCAAAAAGCAGAGGAACAAGGAGCGACTATTCTGAATGGCAAAGACATGCTTCACTTTCAAGCCCAAAGCAGCTGGAATTGCTGGAATGGTGAGGAAGTATTCTGGAAGTAATTAGCGCTTCACCTTATTGAATAATCGAATGGATTGACGCTCTTGCGCGGCAAGGAATACATATCCCGACATCGGCAGGGCCATCAGTCCAACGCTGATAATCGAATACGTTCCTGACCCCACTTCGATACCTCGATAGATCAAGAAATATCCAAGCACCGCTGTCAATACTAAGGCTGTAATCAAAGTTACCAGTGTCCGAGTTGGACTCGTCACTGCCTTCATGTCATTGACATCTACCATTTCAGTGTGCTGGCAATTCTTGCATTGTTTTTCTTGTGTTCTTCCCTTCGCCATTTCCAGGTCTAAACGAGAAGTTTGAAACGAACGGAAGTAATTGTGTTCTCCACAGTTCGTACATCTGTAGCGTAGTCGTAGCATGACCTGAAAATCACGATTTTTCACGAAGCCTGCAAGGGTTGATGTATTTTAGCCTCAACCGAAACCATGGATATGAAGTTTTTCGCTGCATCTGTATTGACCTTTCTACTGTGCCTGAGTCTGAATTCTCTTCGAGCGCAGACCATTCAAATGCCTTTTGAAACCGAATGGGACTTTACTGATGCCGCAGATGAACATTGGCGTCAAGCTACTGTCCCAGGCTATGTTCATACCGACCTGCGTAATTACAACCTTATTCCTGAGCCCTATTATGCCGATAATGAAAATCGCGTGCAATGGGTCTCGAACAAATCATGGTGGTACCGAACCGTACCCTTCATCTTAAGCGATGACATTCTTGCCAAAGACCACGTTGAACTCACGTTTCGAGGCATCGACACCTTTGCAGAGATCTGGTACAACGGCGAGAAAATGCTCGACGTTAATAACGCTCACCGCTCTTGGACCATCGACTTAAAACAGGGATATGTAGACTACAACAACGTCATCGAGATTCGTTTTCGGTCTCCTCTGAAAGAAGGACAAGCGCTGATGGAAGCGCAGGATCATCCATTGCCAGGTGAAGCCATTCGCGCAGTGGCACGTAAGCCTCAATTCCACTACGGTTGGGACTGGGGTCCAAAGCTCACCTCTTCAGGGATCTCTGGAGCTATTGATCTACGCGCTTGGAGCGGAGTTACCCTAGACGACGTTACCTTCTCTACCCTTTCGGCAAACCGAGATAGTGCCGTGCTTGAAGTGAAGTGCTTTGTGCGATCTGATCATTCAGGCACCATAAACATCACAGGCAGCATGAGCGCGCTGGTGACCGCGGCCAATCCCTTCAAGTTCTCCGGGGATATTCAACCTGGAGAGAATGTCATTACTGAACAGATTGTAGTCAAACGTCCGCAGCTTTGGTGGACGGCCGATAAGGGTGATCAACCCATCTATGATGTCACGGTGAAGGTTACTGGTGAGGTGAACGGACAAGCGCTACGCGAATTCGTAAAAACGAAGTTAGGTATTCGCACCATTGAACTCGACACTTCTCCTTTGGAAAATGGAAGCAGGTTCCGATTCCTGTTGAACGGAGAACCGGTCTTCATGAAAGGGGCGAATTACATTCCTCAAGACCTCTTTGACACGCGTGTCTCTGAATACGATTACCGTGAATTGCTGATTGATGCGCAGGCCGCTAACATGAATATGCTGCGTGTTTGGGGCGGCGGGATCTACGAACGCGACCTCTTCTATGACCTCTGTGACTCGCTTGGAATCATGGTTTGGCAAGACTTCATGTTTGCTTGTGCGATGTATCC
Coding sequences within it:
- a CDS encoding beta-mannosidase, whose product is MKFFAASVLTFLLCLSLNSLRAQTIQMPFETEWDFTDAADEHWRQATVPGYVHTDLRNYNLIPEPYYADNENRVQWVSNKSWWYRTVPFILSDDILAKDHVELTFRGIDTFAEIWYNGEKMLDVNNAHRSWTIDLKQGYVDYNNVIEIRFRSPLKEGQALMEAQDHPLPGEAIRAVARKPQFHYGWDWGPKLTSSGISGAIDLRAWSGVTLDDVTFSTLSANRDSAVLEVKCFVRSDHSGTINITGSMSALVTAANPFKFSGDIQPGENVITEQIVVKRPQLWWTADKGDQPIYDVTVKVTGEVNGQALREFVKTKLGIRTIELDTSPLENGSRFRFLLNGEPVFMKGANYIPQDLFDTRVSEYDYRELLIDAQAANMNMLRVWGGGIYERDLFYDLCDSLGIMVWQDFMFACAMYPGDEEYAENVRIEAQEQVQRLSSHPCIALWCGNNENAEGWARWGWQEGLSKKEKKRIEESYARIFDDVLPSAVSATTNVPYWASSPMLGRGDDRHQFEGDAHYWGVWHDAEPFEVFEEKVPRFMSEFGFQSFPDEFTLRTGVPESEWDTTSVVLKVHEKHPRGFKLIDEYMLREYNQAADFREWIYKSQLVQRNGMIKGIHAHRANAECGGSLYWQLNDCWPVASWSSIDYRGRWKALHYHAEQAFAPQTMWLNEDDKGIYLTIINDTRDAFAVPGSVTVLNASGEAIRKSSIEQFKATSGITRVDLNTRSADGEIYMIEWNDGGQTRRDVFFPNRMKTYDLPETRIITEVTSRDQIVWEIKLRSESLAVDVQINIMEEGKLSDNYITLLPGETKVITFTAERRLRQTPTVNTQYVR